One part of the Fimbriiglobus ruber genome encodes these proteins:
- a CDS encoding serine/threonine-protein kinase encodes MQYLEGVNLDQWLTATGTKEAAANVAWFAEHTLTGTAAAHDAGLIHRDIKPGNLWVAHGKIKLLDFGIAAHAGQETMPAGTAAYMAPEVAAGAEADTKSDLYSVGVVLYEMATGKHVGTVANLADEPKFQELPPALRGFILELLDKEPAKRPASAHAALTKLAELKAVPTPEQIELAELKPPSNPWAWLTIGLSATLGLLIVGWLLVRAEQARNVDRIRATEVELDRGLDELSEAVKEMDAARAIDLHGKADAAARLKAAERFRDAMDRYNSAKTRIDDAHRTRANLLDRLGSKAAMQDKKE; translated from the coding sequence ATGCAGTACCTGGAAGGGGTGAACCTCGATCAGTGGCTGACCGCCACCGGCACCAAGGAAGCCGCGGCGAATGTGGCCTGGTTCGCCGAGCACACTTTGACGGGGACGGCGGCCGCCCACGACGCCGGGCTGATCCACCGCGACATCAAGCCGGGAAACCTGTGGGTCGCGCACGGGAAGATCAAGCTCCTCGACTTCGGCATCGCCGCCCACGCCGGCCAGGAGACGATGCCGGCGGGGACGGCCGCATACATGGCCCCGGAAGTGGCGGCAGGTGCCGAGGCCGACACGAAGTCCGACCTCTATTCTGTCGGCGTGGTGCTGTACGAGATGGCGACGGGCAAGCACGTCGGCACGGTTGCGAACCTCGCGGACGAACCCAAGTTCCAGGAACTACCGCCGGCCCTGCGGGGTTTTATTCTCGAACTCCTCGACAAGGAACCGGCCAAGCGCCCCGCATCCGCCCACGCCGCGCTGACCAAGTTGGCCGAGTTGAAGGCCGTTCCCACACCGGAGCAAATCGAACTGGCCGAGTTGAAGCCGCCATCGAACCCCTGGGCATGGCTGACCATCGGATTATCAGCGACGCTCGGCCTCCTCATTGTCGGATGGCTACTGGTGCGGGCGGAGCAGGCGCGAAACGTTGACCGCATCCGCGCGACCGAGGTGGAACTGGACCGCGGCCTCGACGAGTTGTCCGAAGCGGTCAAGGAGATGGACGCGGCCCGAGCCATTGATCTGCACGGGAAGGCGGACGCCGCTGCCCGACTCAAAGCGGCGGAACGGTTCCGGGACGCGATGGATCGGTACAACTCCGCCAAGACTCGGATCGACGATGCCCACCGCACGCGGGCCAATCTCCTTGACCGCTTGGGGTCAAAGGCCGCTATGC
- a CDS encoding tyrosine-type recombinase/integrase → MTGELVVVNKHEDVVRLDPASIIPAIVTRAGARAEEKFAEFFAASIRNVNTRMAYLRAVTKFFAWIDAKALGLDKIRPLHVATYIELLGRDCSAPTVKQNLAAIRMLFDYLILGQVIEMNPAAAVRGPSYSAKKGKTPVLDQDETRQLLGAIDATTLVGARDRAVIGLMVYTFARVGALAAMNIEDYYAQGKRWWVRLHEKGGKLHELPCHHKLEELLDVYLEIAQLGEQKKGPLFRTATGKTGKLTVKRMTRRDVYRMVRRRATEAGIETKIGCHTFRATGITNYLENGGTLEKAQQLANHESARTTKLYDRRNDKLSLDEVERITI, encoded by the coding sequence ATGACAGGCGAACTGGTGGTGGTCAACAAGCACGAAGACGTCGTCCGGCTCGATCCTGCATCGATCATCCCGGCCATCGTTACCCGCGCCGGTGCCCGGGCCGAGGAGAAGTTCGCGGAATTCTTCGCTGCATCGATCCGTAACGTGAATACGAGAATGGCCTATCTACGGGCCGTGACCAAATTTTTCGCCTGGATTGATGCCAAGGCGCTCGGCCTCGACAAAATCCGACCCCTCCACGTCGCCACCTACATCGAACTCCTCGGCCGCGACTGCTCAGCACCCACCGTGAAACAGAACCTCGCGGCCATCCGCATGTTATTCGATTATCTTATACTTGGACAAGTAATTGAAATGAACCCGGCCGCCGCCGTCCGCGGCCCCAGCTATTCGGCCAAGAAAGGGAAAACCCCCGTCCTCGACCAGGACGAGACCCGCCAACTCCTCGGGGCCATCGACGCCACCACCCTCGTCGGTGCCCGCGACCGGGCGGTCATCGGCCTGATGGTTTACACCTTCGCCCGTGTCGGTGCGCTCGCCGCCATGAATATTGAGGATTACTACGCCCAAGGAAAACGGTGGTGGGTGCGACTGCACGAAAAGGGTGGGAAACTCCACGAACTCCCCTGCCACCACAAGCTGGAAGAATTGCTTGACGTCTACCTGGAAATAGCCCAACTAGGAGAGCAGAAAAAGGGGCCGCTCTTTCGCACCGCCACTGGCAAAACCGGCAAGCTGACCGTCAAGCGGATGACCCGCCGCGACGTTTACCGGATGGTTCGCCGGCGTGCGACGGAAGCCGGGATCGAAACCAAAATCGGCTGCCACACCTTCCGCGCAACCGGCATCACCAATTACCTTGAGAATGGCGGCACCCTCGAAAAGGCCCAGCAACTCGCCAACCACGAATCCGCCCGCACCACGAAGCTCTACGACCGGCGGAATGACAAGCTGAGCCTGGATGAGGTGGAGAGAATTACCATCTAA
- a CDS encoding sigma-70 family RNA polymerase sigma factor — translation MTDSSPLTLKLLVSPDQILQDRVKSDVFNIGLVYASRTFTASRSRSFNIDPGDVATHVVYALTASVQHEQKCDPVAGGRYSNLSLDSPACGRVISSFCVNAFRDLCRREERFLRNRESSDVAVTPDSRADFRHQFEEQDEVTQRVEKLRRICTDGEQKVVEELLRSAMNYRQAAANLGVTESYLSKVIRRIREKNTD, via the coding sequence ATGACGGATTCAAGTCCTCTGACGCTCAAATTGCTTGTTTCACCGGACCAAATTCTCCAGGACCGGGTTAAATCGGACGTGTTTAATATTGGCCTGGTTTATGCTTCGCGCACGTTTACCGCCTCGCGATCGCGATCTTTTAATATCGATCCCGGTGACGTAGCGACGCATGTTGTTTACGCCTTGACGGCCTCGGTTCAACACGAACAAAAATGCGATCCGGTGGCGGGGGGGCGTTATTCGAACTTAAGTCTCGATAGCCCCGCCTGTGGTCGAGTGATTTCGAGCTTCTGCGTCAACGCTTTCCGCGACCTCTGTCGCCGCGAAGAACGTTTCTTGAGAAACCGGGAATCGAGCGACGTCGCGGTAACGCCGGATTCACGCGCTGACTTTCGTCATCAATTTGAAGAACAAGACGAAGTGACCCAACGGGTGGAAAAACTTCGACGGATATGTACCGATGGCGAGCAGAAAGTCGTGGAAGAACTTCTTCGCTCGGCCATGAACTACCGCCAAGCGGCGGCGAATTTGGGCGTGACTGAAAGTTACCTCTCAAAAGTTATCCGGCGGATTCGAGAAAAGAACACGGACTAA
- a CDS encoding replication initiator protein A — translation MTPLPTSKCDESPVQDTTWKDEMNLCELPVSTISERAPEGLATLDFFITEADGETVRRVSIIPPSDDQLQKLVQVAYPGLMPESEVSARPSRRRKKEPDPPVVLPPNVEKLLASVRGLPNPIDEDVLLALIQLTRKNGFENRRVNFSLYEVVKLLGWDDGSKSYTRVIVSLLRWKAVLLTYHESWRDNSERRWLSRTFNMLDEVSIYTSPGRRSKADSNGQSQLPFSSFAWSEVVFKSFQDGYLKNLNFPVYKALGSRIAKRMYRFLDKCFGRLKGPSVSFDLRDFACGHIGLIGDYEPWKLKQVLAPAIRELEETGIIAPLSSDQRYEKTGRGKWSIVFQPPRPSRVVMGKTIPVTDSVTSLVAALEQHGVTGKTAAVLAAEFPTEQIELQLDVLEWWQSTNRKPVIKDPAAWLTKAVRDSYSPPKEYEPKVERLRKEQVAEEQRQKVEAAKRRRDEAERMAAAERATADGAKRAHVERFLASLSPAAREAFERQAIAEAPPLYRENIRRGNGPLAETSRQLVIEEAVLRASPMTS, via the coding sequence ATGACCCCGTTACCTACCTCCAAATGCGATGAATCGCCCGTCCAGGATACGACCTGGAAGGACGAAATGAACTTGTGCGAGTTACCCGTCAGCACGATCAGTGAGCGTGCTCCGGAAGGGTTGGCAACCCTCGATTTCTTTATCACTGAGGCGGACGGGGAAACGGTGCGCCGTGTGTCGATCATTCCTCCAAGCGACGATCAGCTTCAAAAATTAGTCCAGGTTGCTTATCCGGGCCTGATGCCAGAATCAGAAGTGTCGGCTCGTCCGAGTCGGCGACGGAAGAAAGAGCCCGATCCTCCGGTGGTATTGCCACCGAATGTCGAGAAGTTGTTAGCCAGTGTCCGGGGACTGCCGAACCCCATCGATGAGGACGTGCTGCTGGCGTTGATTCAACTGACGCGCAAAAACGGATTTGAAAACCGGCGGGTGAATTTCAGCCTCTACGAAGTCGTAAAATTACTCGGTTGGGATGATGGTTCAAAAAGTTATACGCGGGTTATTGTATCATTGCTGCGCTGGAAGGCCGTTCTGCTCACCTACCACGAAAGTTGGCGGGATAACTCGGAGAGACGGTGGCTAAGCCGAACGTTCAACATGCTCGATGAGGTAAGCATTTACACCAGCCCGGGGCGACGTAGCAAGGCCGACAGCAATGGTCAATCACAGCTTCCGTTCTCGTCCTTTGCCTGGAGCGAGGTGGTATTTAAGAGCTTCCAAGACGGCTACCTGAAGAACCTCAATTTCCCGGTCTACAAGGCGCTTGGCAGTCGAATCGCCAAGCGGATGTATCGCTTCCTCGACAAGTGCTTTGGTCGGCTCAAAGGCCCTTCGGTGTCGTTCGATTTGCGTGATTTCGCGTGCGGTCATATTGGGCTGATCGGGGATTACGAACCGTGGAAGCTCAAGCAGGTGCTAGCTCCGGCCATCCGCGAGCTTGAGGAAACGGGAATCATTGCTCCTTTGTCGTCGGACCAGCGTTACGAAAAAACAGGTCGCGGAAAGTGGTCCATCGTGTTCCAGCCACCGCGGCCTTCCCGGGTGGTGATGGGCAAGACGATCCCAGTCACAGATTCGGTCACATCGCTGGTGGCTGCCCTGGAACAACATGGGGTGACGGGCAAAACGGCGGCAGTATTGGCGGCGGAATTTCCGACTGAGCAGATTGAACTCCAACTCGACGTGCTGGAATGGTGGCAGTCCACGAATCGGAAACCGGTGATTAAAGACCCAGCGGCCTGGCTTACAAAAGCAGTGCGCGACAGTTACTCACCGCCTAAAGAATACGAACCGAAAGTCGAGCGATTACGGAAAGAACAAGTAGCCGAGGAGCAACGGCAAAAAGTGGAAGCGGCTAAGCGTCGGCGAGACGAAGCCGAACGAATGGCGGCTGCGGAGCGGGCGACCGCTGATGGGGCTAAACGAGCACACGTCGAGCGTTTTCTCGCCTCCCTCTCGCCGGCCGCCCGGGAGGCATTTGAACGTCAAGCGATCGCGGAGGCCCCGCCACTCTATCGGGAAAATATCCGACGTGGAAATGGACCACTTGCGGAAACTAGTCGGCAGTTGGTGATCGAGGAAGCGGTGTTGCGGGCAAGCCCGATGACAAGCTGA
- a CDS encoding helix-turn-helix domain-containing protein encodes MENKAVFDHYRRSPEPDVRLRAHILLLLADDLPWATIRRWKARFEKEGVDAVFGRPRGRKRSGIHIWAFLVVRWVRTLSPTHFGFARSRWTCEAAAIVLREDFGTSVGRETVRRWLREADLVWRRPRPSIRPKDPDREKKLRVLRALLNGLPADETAVFLDEVDVNRNPKIGCQWMTQGQQAAVETPGNNEKRYLAGSIHWRTGRVTRNHRCQTMQELLDLTFDWFETRTHFRVQSSVYKESSEK; translated from the coding sequence GTGGAAAACAAAGCCGTTTTCGACCACTATCGCCGTTCTCCCGAGCCCGATGTCCGACTCCGGGCGCACATCCTCTTGCTCCTGGCCGACGACTTGCCGTGGGCCACGATCCGCCGGTGGAAGGCCCGGTTCGAGAAGGAGGGGGTGGACGCCGTGTTCGGCCGGCCCCGGGGTCGGAAGCGGTCCGGCATCCACATCTGGGCGTTCCTGGTCGTCCGGTGGGTGCGGACCCTCTCGCCCACCCACTTCGGGTTCGCCCGCTCCCGGTGGACCTGCGAGGCGGCCGCCATCGTACTGCGGGAGGACTTCGGGACGTCGGTCGGGCGGGAGACCGTCCGCCGGTGGCTCCGAGAGGCCGACCTGGTGTGGCGGCGGCCTCGGCCTTCCATTCGCCCGAAGGATCCCGACCGAGAAAAGAAGCTGCGGGTTCTCCGGGCGCTGCTCAACGGTCTACCGGCGGACGAGACGGCGGTGTTTCTGGACGAGGTGGACGTGAACCGGAACCCGAAGATCGGGTGCCAGTGGATGACGCAGGGCCAGCAGGCAGCCGTCGAGACGCCGGGTAATAACGAGAAGCGGTACCTGGCCGGGAGCATCCACTGGCGGACCGGACGGGTCACCCGCAACCACCGATGCCAGACGATGCAGGAGCTGCTCGATCTCACGTTCGATTGGTTCGAGACCCGCACCCACTTCCGCGTCCAGTCCTCGGTGTACAAGGAAAGTTCTGAAAAATGA